A window of Rhinatrema bivittatum chromosome 2, aRhiBiv1.1, whole genome shotgun sequence contains these coding sequences:
- the LOC115083669 gene encoding oocyte zinc finger protein XlCOF6-like isoform X3, which yields MKENYETLSSVGQERINPDPNTLSRIKHEEEPYVQDSHELAEGEVTHSGTAGNEVIQEVKREENREEHPIVLALTPRQSGNFCENPAQRTEEGDVSQRQQESEKKEQDSAGESLDGVTACERSDREFTDIPEHQGHPRRENPFQSNNSDQMTSDLHQRYLGAERPVQSNNSDEMTFNIHQSEGKKQKSFRCEICKKSFDRKYDLLLHQRTHTGQRTFPCAQCAKCFKQKLILKLHQRIHKQRTNFTCNKCKRNFSCKESLVIHLRKHTRKIPFHSPQHGQSFNGNFVSVNQQKMQTGERTSSYSESGDSAIQKQELIQHQKTDTENNIFICTECDKVFIYLCHLKKHQRIHTGEKPFPCTECKRSFNCISALKRHERTHTGDPHQQKMQTGERTSSYSESGDSTIQKQELIQHQKTDTENNIFICTECDKVFIYLCHLKKHQRIHTGEKPFPCTECKRSFNCISALKRHEMIHTGEKPFTCTECKRSFNCLSHLKRHEMIHTGEKPFTCTECKRGFYYLSDLKRHEKTHTGEKQFTCTECKKSFYCLSDLKKHKRIHTGEKPFTCTECKRSFNCISELKRHERIHTGEKPFTCTECKRGFYCLSELKRHEKTHTGEKQFTCTECKKSFYCLSDLKKHKRIHTGEKPFTCTECKRSFNCISELKRHERIHTGKKPFTCTECKRGFYCLSELKRHEKTHTGEKQFTCTECKKSFYCLSDLKKHKRIHTGEKPFTCTECKRGFSRLSNLKKHERIHTGEKPFTCTECKRCFSYLSDLKRHEKTRSHLHALSVNKASIVYQTLKSIKGSIQE from the coding sequence CAGGTAATGAGGTCATACAGGAAGTGAAGAgggaggagaatcgagaagaacaccctatagtactggCACTTACACCAAGACAATCAGGAAATTTCTGTGAGAATCCTGCCCAGAGGACTGAGGAGGGAGACGTTAGCCAAAGACAGCAGGAatcagagaagaaggagcaagactCTGCAGGAGAGTCACTGGATGGAGTCACTGCTTGTGAGAGAAGTGACAGGGAGTTCACAGACATCCCTGAGCACCAGGGACACCCGAGAAGAGAGAATCCCTTCCAGAGTAATAACAGTGACCAAATGACTTCTGACCTCCACCAGAGAtacctgggagcagagagacccGTCCAGAGTAATAACAGTGACGAAATGACTTTTAACATTCATCAGAGTGAGGGGAAAAAGCAGAAGTCCTTTCGGTGTGAGATCTGTAAAAAAAGCTTTGACAGGAAATATGATCTATTATTGCATCAGAGAACTCACACTGGGCAGAGAACCTTTCCATGTGCTCAGTGTGCaaaatgtttcaaacaaaaattaattctgaaattacaccagagaatccataaGCAAAGGACCAATTTCACATGTAATAAATGTAAGAGAAATTTCTCTTGCAAGGAATCCTTAGTAATACACCTAAGGAAACACACAAGGAAGATACCCTTTCATTCTCCTCAACATGGCCAATCTTTCAATGGGAATTTTGTTTCAGTAAATCAGCAGAAGATGCAGACAGGAGAGAGAACATCTTCGTATTCTGAAAGTGGAGACAGCGCCATTCAAAAGCAAGAACTAATTCAGCACCAGAAAACAGACacagaaaataatatatttatatgcacCGAGTGTGATAAAGTCTTTATTTATCTGTGTCATCTGAAAAAGCACCAAAGGATccacactggagaaaaaccatttccaTGTACGGAGTGTAAAAGAAGCTTCAATTGTATTTCAGCTCTTAAAAGGCATGAAAGGACCCACACAGGAGACCCACATCAGCAGAAGATGCAGACAGGAGAGAGAACATCTTCGTATTCTGAAAGTGGAGACAGCACCATTCAAAAGCAAGAACTAATACAGCACCAGAAAACAGACacagaaaataatatatttatatgcacCGAGTGTGATAAAGTCTTTATTTATCTGTGTCATCTGAAAAAGCACCAAAGGATccacactggagaaaaaccatttccaTGTACGGAGTGTAAAAGAAGCTTCAATTGTATTTCAGCTCTTAAAAGGCATGAaatgatccacacaggagagaaaccgtTCACATGTACTGAGTGTAAAAGAAGCTTCAATTGTTTATCACATCTTAAAAGGCATGAaatgatccacacaggagagaaaccgtTCACATGTACTGAATGCAAAAGAGGCTTCTATTATTTATCAGATCTTAAAAGACACGAAAAGactcacacaggagagaaacagTTTACATGCACTGAGTGTAAAAAAAGCTTCTATTGTCTATCAGATCTTAAAAAGCATAAAAGGatccatacaggagagaaaccgttcacatgtactgaatgtaaaaGAAGCTTCAATTGTATTTCAGAGCTTAAAAggcatgaaaggatccacacaggagagaaacccttCACATGTACTGAATGCAAAAGAGGCTTCTATTGTTTATCAGAGCTTAAAAGACATGAAAAGactcacacaggagagaaacagTTTACATGCACTGAGTGTAAAAAAAGCTTCTATTGTCTATCAGATCTTAAAAAGCATAAAAGGatccatacaggagagaaaccgttcacatgtactgaatgtaaaaGAAGCTTCAATTGTATTTCAGAGCTTAAAAggcatgaaaggatccacacaggaaAGAAACCCTTCACATGTACTGAATGCAAAAGAGGCTTCTATTGTTTATCAGAGCTTAAAAGACATGAAAAGactcacacaggagagaaacagTTTACATGCACTGAGTGTAAAAAAAGCTTCTATTGTCTATCAGATCTTAAAAAGCATAAAAGGatccatacaggagagaaaccattcacATGTACTGAGTGCAAAAGAGGCTTCTCTCGTCTATCAAATCTTAAAAagcatgaaaggatccacacaggagagaaaccgtTCACATGTACCGAGTGCAAAAGATGCTTCTCTTATTTATCAGATCTTAAAAGACACGAAAAGACtcgaagccatttacatgcactgagtgtAAACAAAGCTTCTATCGTCTATCAGACCTTAAAAAGCATAAAAGGATCCATACAGGAGTAA
- the LOC115083669 gene encoding oocyte zinc finger protein XlCOF6-like isoform X1 has translation MKENYETLSSVGQERINPDPNTLSRIKHEEEPYVQDSHELAEGEVTHSGTGHAIIILVKPEEEPNVWDPQESGEREVTHSYTAGNEVIQEVKREENREEHPIVLALTPRQSGNFCENPAQRTEEGDVSQRQQESEKKEQDSAGESLDGVTACERSDREFTDIPEHQGHPRRENPFQSNNSDQMTSDLHQRYLGAERPVQSNNSDEMTFNIHQSEGKKQKSFRCEICKKSFDRKYDLLLHQRTHTGQRTFPCAQCAKCFKQKLILKLHQRIHKQRTNFTCNKCKRNFSCKESLVIHLRKHTRKIPFHSPQHGQSFNGNFVSVNQQKMQTGERTSSYSESGDSAIQKQELIQHQKTDTENNIFICTECDKVFIYLCHLKKHQRIHTGEKPFPCTECKRSFNCISALKRHERTHTGDPHQQKMQTGERTSSYSESGDSTIQKQELIQHQKTDTENNIFICTECDKVFIYLCHLKKHQRIHTGEKPFPCTECKRSFNCISALKRHEMIHTGEKPFTCTECKRSFNCLSHLKRHEMIHTGEKPFTCTECKRGFYYLSDLKRHEKTHTGEKQFTCTECKKSFYCLSDLKKHKRIHTGEKPFTCTECKRSFNCISELKRHERIHTGEKPFTCTECKRGFYCLSELKRHEKTHTGEKQFTCTECKKSFYCLSDLKKHKRIHTGEKPFTCTECKRSFNCISELKRHERIHTGKKPFTCTECKRGFYCLSELKRHEKTHTGEKQFTCTECKKSFYCLSDLKKHKRIHTGEKPFTCTECKRGFSRLSNLKKHERIHTGEKPFTCTECKRCFSYLSDLKRHEKTRSHLHALSVNKASIVYQTLKSIKGSIQE, from the coding sequence CAGGTAATGAGGTCATACAGGAAGTGAAGAgggaggagaatcgagaagaacaccctatagtactggCACTTACACCAAGACAATCAGGAAATTTCTGTGAGAATCCTGCCCAGAGGACTGAGGAGGGAGACGTTAGCCAAAGACAGCAGGAatcagagaagaaggagcaagactCTGCAGGAGAGTCACTGGATGGAGTCACTGCTTGTGAGAGAAGTGACAGGGAGTTCACAGACATCCCTGAGCACCAGGGACACCCGAGAAGAGAGAATCCCTTCCAGAGTAATAACAGTGACCAAATGACTTCTGACCTCCACCAGAGAtacctgggagcagagagacccGTCCAGAGTAATAACAGTGACGAAATGACTTTTAACATTCATCAGAGTGAGGGGAAAAAGCAGAAGTCCTTTCGGTGTGAGATCTGTAAAAAAAGCTTTGACAGGAAATATGATCTATTATTGCATCAGAGAACTCACACTGGGCAGAGAACCTTTCCATGTGCTCAGTGTGCaaaatgtttcaaacaaaaattaattctgaaattacaccagagaatccataaGCAAAGGACCAATTTCACATGTAATAAATGTAAGAGAAATTTCTCTTGCAAGGAATCCTTAGTAATACACCTAAGGAAACACACAAGGAAGATACCCTTTCATTCTCCTCAACATGGCCAATCTTTCAATGGGAATTTTGTTTCAGTAAATCAGCAGAAGATGCAGACAGGAGAGAGAACATCTTCGTATTCTGAAAGTGGAGACAGCGCCATTCAAAAGCAAGAACTAATTCAGCACCAGAAAACAGACacagaaaataatatatttatatgcacCGAGTGTGATAAAGTCTTTATTTATCTGTGTCATCTGAAAAAGCACCAAAGGATccacactggagaaaaaccatttccaTGTACGGAGTGTAAAAGAAGCTTCAATTGTATTTCAGCTCTTAAAAGGCATGAAAGGACCCACACAGGAGACCCACATCAGCAGAAGATGCAGACAGGAGAGAGAACATCTTCGTATTCTGAAAGTGGAGACAGCACCATTCAAAAGCAAGAACTAATACAGCACCAGAAAACAGACacagaaaataatatatttatatgcacCGAGTGTGATAAAGTCTTTATTTATCTGTGTCATCTGAAAAAGCACCAAAGGATccacactggagaaaaaccatttccaTGTACGGAGTGTAAAAGAAGCTTCAATTGTATTTCAGCTCTTAAAAGGCATGAaatgatccacacaggagagaaaccgtTCACATGTACTGAGTGTAAAAGAAGCTTCAATTGTTTATCACATCTTAAAAGGCATGAaatgatccacacaggagagaaaccgtTCACATGTACTGAATGCAAAAGAGGCTTCTATTATTTATCAGATCTTAAAAGACACGAAAAGactcacacaggagagaaacagTTTACATGCACTGAGTGTAAAAAAAGCTTCTATTGTCTATCAGATCTTAAAAAGCATAAAAGGatccatacaggagagaaaccgttcacatgtactgaatgtaaaaGAAGCTTCAATTGTATTTCAGAGCTTAAAAggcatgaaaggatccacacaggagagaaacccttCACATGTACTGAATGCAAAAGAGGCTTCTATTGTTTATCAGAGCTTAAAAGACATGAAAAGactcacacaggagagaaacagTTTACATGCACTGAGTGTAAAAAAAGCTTCTATTGTCTATCAGATCTTAAAAAGCATAAAAGGatccatacaggagagaaaccgttcacatgtactgaatgtaaaaGAAGCTTCAATTGTATTTCAGAGCTTAAAAggcatgaaaggatccacacaggaaAGAAACCCTTCACATGTACTGAATGCAAAAGAGGCTTCTATTGTTTATCAGAGCTTAAAAGACATGAAAAGactcacacaggagagaaacagTTTACATGCACTGAGTGTAAAAAAAGCTTCTATTGTCTATCAGATCTTAAAAAGCATAAAAGGatccatacaggagagaaaccattcacATGTACTGAGTGCAAAAGAGGCTTCTCTCGTCTATCAAATCTTAAAAagcatgaaaggatccacacaggagagaaaccgtTCACATGTACCGAGTGCAAAAGATGCTTCTCTTATTTATCAGATCTTAAAAGACACGAAAAGACtcgaagccatttacatgcactgagtgtAAACAAAGCTTCTATCGTCTATCAGACCTTAAAAAGCATAAAAGGATCCATACAGGAGTAA
- the LOC115083669 gene encoding oocyte zinc finger protein XlCOF6-like isoform X4 — translation MKENYETLSSVGQERINPDPNTLSRIKHEEEPYVQDSHELAEGEVTHSGTGNEVIQEVKREENREEHPIVLALTPRQSGNFCENPAQRTEEGDVSQRQQESEKKEQDSAGESLDGVTACERSDREFTDIPEHQGHPRRENPFQSNNSDQMTSDLHQRYLGAERPVQSNNSDEMTFNIHQSEGKKQKSFRCEICKKSFDRKYDLLLHQRTHTGQRTFPCAQCAKCFKQKLILKLHQRIHKQRTNFTCNKCKRNFSCKESLVIHLRKHTRKIPFHSPQHGQSFNGNFVSVNQQKMQTGERTSSYSESGDSAIQKQELIQHQKTDTENNIFICTECDKVFIYLCHLKKHQRIHTGEKPFPCTECKRSFNCISALKRHERTHTGDPHQQKMQTGERTSSYSESGDSTIQKQELIQHQKTDTENNIFICTECDKVFIYLCHLKKHQRIHTGEKPFPCTECKRSFNCISALKRHEMIHTGEKPFTCTECKRSFNCLSHLKRHEMIHTGEKPFTCTECKRGFYYLSDLKRHEKTHTGEKQFTCTECKKSFYCLSDLKKHKRIHTGEKPFTCTECKRSFNCISELKRHERIHTGEKPFTCTECKRGFYCLSELKRHEKTHTGEKQFTCTECKKSFYCLSDLKKHKRIHTGEKPFTCTECKRSFNCISELKRHERIHTGKKPFTCTECKRGFYCLSELKRHEKTHTGEKQFTCTECKKSFYCLSDLKKHKRIHTGEKPFTCTECKRGFSRLSNLKKHERIHTGEKPFTCTECKRCFSYLSDLKRHEKTRSHLHALSVNKASIVYQTLKSIKGSIQE, via the coding sequence GTAATGAGGTCATACAGGAAGTGAAGAgggaggagaatcgagaagaacaccctatagtactggCACTTACACCAAGACAATCAGGAAATTTCTGTGAGAATCCTGCCCAGAGGACTGAGGAGGGAGACGTTAGCCAAAGACAGCAGGAatcagagaagaaggagcaagactCTGCAGGAGAGTCACTGGATGGAGTCACTGCTTGTGAGAGAAGTGACAGGGAGTTCACAGACATCCCTGAGCACCAGGGACACCCGAGAAGAGAGAATCCCTTCCAGAGTAATAACAGTGACCAAATGACTTCTGACCTCCACCAGAGAtacctgggagcagagagacccGTCCAGAGTAATAACAGTGACGAAATGACTTTTAACATTCATCAGAGTGAGGGGAAAAAGCAGAAGTCCTTTCGGTGTGAGATCTGTAAAAAAAGCTTTGACAGGAAATATGATCTATTATTGCATCAGAGAACTCACACTGGGCAGAGAACCTTTCCATGTGCTCAGTGTGCaaaatgtttcaaacaaaaattaattctgaaattacaccagagaatccataaGCAAAGGACCAATTTCACATGTAATAAATGTAAGAGAAATTTCTCTTGCAAGGAATCCTTAGTAATACACCTAAGGAAACACACAAGGAAGATACCCTTTCATTCTCCTCAACATGGCCAATCTTTCAATGGGAATTTTGTTTCAGTAAATCAGCAGAAGATGCAGACAGGAGAGAGAACATCTTCGTATTCTGAAAGTGGAGACAGCGCCATTCAAAAGCAAGAACTAATTCAGCACCAGAAAACAGACacagaaaataatatatttatatgcacCGAGTGTGATAAAGTCTTTATTTATCTGTGTCATCTGAAAAAGCACCAAAGGATccacactggagaaaaaccatttccaTGTACGGAGTGTAAAAGAAGCTTCAATTGTATTTCAGCTCTTAAAAGGCATGAAAGGACCCACACAGGAGACCCACATCAGCAGAAGATGCAGACAGGAGAGAGAACATCTTCGTATTCTGAAAGTGGAGACAGCACCATTCAAAAGCAAGAACTAATACAGCACCAGAAAACAGACacagaaaataatatatttatatgcacCGAGTGTGATAAAGTCTTTATTTATCTGTGTCATCTGAAAAAGCACCAAAGGATccacactggagaaaaaccatttccaTGTACGGAGTGTAAAAGAAGCTTCAATTGTATTTCAGCTCTTAAAAGGCATGAaatgatccacacaggagagaaaccgtTCACATGTACTGAGTGTAAAAGAAGCTTCAATTGTTTATCACATCTTAAAAGGCATGAaatgatccacacaggagagaaaccgtTCACATGTACTGAATGCAAAAGAGGCTTCTATTATTTATCAGATCTTAAAAGACACGAAAAGactcacacaggagagaaacagTTTACATGCACTGAGTGTAAAAAAAGCTTCTATTGTCTATCAGATCTTAAAAAGCATAAAAGGatccatacaggagagaaaccgttcacatgtactgaatgtaaaaGAAGCTTCAATTGTATTTCAGAGCTTAAAAggcatgaaaggatccacacaggagagaaacccttCACATGTACTGAATGCAAAAGAGGCTTCTATTGTTTATCAGAGCTTAAAAGACATGAAAAGactcacacaggagagaaacagTTTACATGCACTGAGTGTAAAAAAAGCTTCTATTGTCTATCAGATCTTAAAAAGCATAAAAGGatccatacaggagagaaaccgttcacatgtactgaatgtaaaaGAAGCTTCAATTGTATTTCAGAGCTTAAAAggcatgaaaggatccacacaggaaAGAAACCCTTCACATGTACTGAATGCAAAAGAGGCTTCTATTGTTTATCAGAGCTTAAAAGACATGAAAAGactcacacaggagagaaacagTTTACATGCACTGAGTGTAAAAAAAGCTTCTATTGTCTATCAGATCTTAAAAAGCATAAAAGGatccatacaggagagaaaccattcacATGTACTGAGTGCAAAAGAGGCTTCTCTCGTCTATCAAATCTTAAAAagcatgaaaggatccacacaggagagaaaccgtTCACATGTACCGAGTGCAAAAGATGCTTCTCTTATTTATCAGATCTTAAAAGACACGAAAAGACtcgaagccatttacatgcactgagtgtAAACAAAGCTTCTATCGTCTATCAGACCTTAAAAAGCATAAAAGGATCCATACAGGAGTAA
- the LOC115083669 gene encoding oocyte zinc finger protein XlCOF6-like isoform X2, whose amino-acid sequence MKENYETLSSVGQERINPDPNTLSRIKHEEEPYVQDSHELAEGEVTHSGTGHAIIILVKPEEEPNVWDPQESGEREVTHSYTGNEVIQEVKREENREEHPIVLALTPRQSGNFCENPAQRTEEGDVSQRQQESEKKEQDSAGESLDGVTACERSDREFTDIPEHQGHPRRENPFQSNNSDQMTSDLHQRYLGAERPVQSNNSDEMTFNIHQSEGKKQKSFRCEICKKSFDRKYDLLLHQRTHTGQRTFPCAQCAKCFKQKLILKLHQRIHKQRTNFTCNKCKRNFSCKESLVIHLRKHTRKIPFHSPQHGQSFNGNFVSVNQQKMQTGERTSSYSESGDSAIQKQELIQHQKTDTENNIFICTECDKVFIYLCHLKKHQRIHTGEKPFPCTECKRSFNCISALKRHERTHTGDPHQQKMQTGERTSSYSESGDSTIQKQELIQHQKTDTENNIFICTECDKVFIYLCHLKKHQRIHTGEKPFPCTECKRSFNCISALKRHEMIHTGEKPFTCTECKRSFNCLSHLKRHEMIHTGEKPFTCTECKRGFYYLSDLKRHEKTHTGEKQFTCTECKKSFYCLSDLKKHKRIHTGEKPFTCTECKRSFNCISELKRHERIHTGEKPFTCTECKRGFYCLSELKRHEKTHTGEKQFTCTECKKSFYCLSDLKKHKRIHTGEKPFTCTECKRSFNCISELKRHERIHTGKKPFTCTECKRGFYCLSELKRHEKTHTGEKQFTCTECKKSFYCLSDLKKHKRIHTGEKPFTCTECKRGFSRLSNLKKHERIHTGEKPFTCTECKRCFSYLSDLKRHEKTRSHLHALSVNKASIVYQTLKSIKGSIQE is encoded by the coding sequence GTAATGAGGTCATACAGGAAGTGAAGAgggaggagaatcgagaagaacaccctatagtactggCACTTACACCAAGACAATCAGGAAATTTCTGTGAGAATCCTGCCCAGAGGACTGAGGAGGGAGACGTTAGCCAAAGACAGCAGGAatcagagaagaaggagcaagactCTGCAGGAGAGTCACTGGATGGAGTCACTGCTTGTGAGAGAAGTGACAGGGAGTTCACAGACATCCCTGAGCACCAGGGACACCCGAGAAGAGAGAATCCCTTCCAGAGTAATAACAGTGACCAAATGACTTCTGACCTCCACCAGAGAtacctgggagcagagagacccGTCCAGAGTAATAACAGTGACGAAATGACTTTTAACATTCATCAGAGTGAGGGGAAAAAGCAGAAGTCCTTTCGGTGTGAGATCTGTAAAAAAAGCTTTGACAGGAAATATGATCTATTATTGCATCAGAGAACTCACACTGGGCAGAGAACCTTTCCATGTGCTCAGTGTGCaaaatgtttcaaacaaaaattaattctgaaattacaccagagaatccataaGCAAAGGACCAATTTCACATGTAATAAATGTAAGAGAAATTTCTCTTGCAAGGAATCCTTAGTAATACACCTAAGGAAACACACAAGGAAGATACCCTTTCATTCTCCTCAACATGGCCAATCTTTCAATGGGAATTTTGTTTCAGTAAATCAGCAGAAGATGCAGACAGGAGAGAGAACATCTTCGTATTCTGAAAGTGGAGACAGCGCCATTCAAAAGCAAGAACTAATTCAGCACCAGAAAACAGACacagaaaataatatatttatatgcacCGAGTGTGATAAAGTCTTTATTTATCTGTGTCATCTGAAAAAGCACCAAAGGATccacactggagaaaaaccatttccaTGTACGGAGTGTAAAAGAAGCTTCAATTGTATTTCAGCTCTTAAAAGGCATGAAAGGACCCACACAGGAGACCCACATCAGCAGAAGATGCAGACAGGAGAGAGAACATCTTCGTATTCTGAAAGTGGAGACAGCACCATTCAAAAGCAAGAACTAATACAGCACCAGAAAACAGACacagaaaataatatatttatatgcacCGAGTGTGATAAAGTCTTTATTTATCTGTGTCATCTGAAAAAGCACCAAAGGATccacactggagaaaaaccatttccaTGTACGGAGTGTAAAAGAAGCTTCAATTGTATTTCAGCTCTTAAAAGGCATGAaatgatccacacaggagagaaaccgtTCACATGTACTGAGTGTAAAAGAAGCTTCAATTGTTTATCACATCTTAAAAGGCATGAaatgatccacacaggagagaaaccgtTCACATGTACTGAATGCAAAAGAGGCTTCTATTATTTATCAGATCTTAAAAGACACGAAAAGactcacacaggagagaaacagTTTACATGCACTGAGTGTAAAAAAAGCTTCTATTGTCTATCAGATCTTAAAAAGCATAAAAGGatccatacaggagagaaaccgttcacatgtactgaatgtaaaaGAAGCTTCAATTGTATTTCAGAGCTTAAAAggcatgaaaggatccacacaggagagaaacccttCACATGTACTGAATGCAAAAGAGGCTTCTATTGTTTATCAGAGCTTAAAAGACATGAAAAGactcacacaggagagaaacagTTTACATGCACTGAGTGTAAAAAAAGCTTCTATTGTCTATCAGATCTTAAAAAGCATAAAAGGatccatacaggagagaaaccgttcacatgtactgaatgtaaaaGAAGCTTCAATTGTATTTCAGAGCTTAAAAggcatgaaaggatccacacaggaaAGAAACCCTTCACATGTACTGAATGCAAAAGAGGCTTCTATTGTTTATCAGAGCTTAAAAGACATGAAAAGactcacacaggagagaaacagTTTACATGCACTGAGTGTAAAAAAAGCTTCTATTGTCTATCAGATCTTAAAAAGCATAAAAGGatccatacaggagagaaaccattcacATGTACTGAGTGCAAAAGAGGCTTCTCTCGTCTATCAAATCTTAAAAagcatgaaaggatccacacaggagagaaaccgtTCACATGTACCGAGTGCAAAAGATGCTTCTCTTATTTATCAGATCTTAAAAGACACGAAAAGACtcgaagccatttacatgcactgagtgtAAACAAAGCTTCTATCGTCTATCAGACCTTAAAAAGCATAAAAGGATCCATACAGGAGTAA